The DNA window CCCCGCCCCTCCGACCTCCAGACTGCTACCCCAAAAACTATCGCTGATATTGTCCTATCCGTTCAGAAATAAGGTCATGACTATGAGCACTATGAATACTGCCGAACTTCTCGTCCGCTGCCTCGAAAATGAAGGTGTTGAGTATATCTTTGGCCTACCGGGAGAAGAAAATCTCCAAATCCTCCAAGCCCTGAAGCATTCCTCCATTCAATTCATCACCACTCGCCATGAACAAGGAGCCGCGTTCATGGCCGATGTGTACGGACGTTTGACCGGCAAGGCTGGGGTCTGTCTATCGACCCTGGGCCCCGGTGCCACCAACTTAATGACCGGCGTTGCCGATGCCACCCTCGATCGCGCTCCCTTAGTGGCGATTACGG is part of the Candidatus Obscuribacterales bacterium genome and encodes:
- a CDS encoding thiamine pyrophosphate-binding protein: MSTMNTAELLVRCLENEGVEYIFGLPGEENLQILQALKHSSIQFITTRHEQGAAFMADVYGRLTGKAGVCLSTLGPGATNLMTGVADATLDRAPLVAITGQVGTDQMHIESHQYLDLVSMFSPVTKWNTQIVRPSNTPEIIRKAFKIAQSEKPGAVHIDLPENIAAMPAVGAPLKP